A window of Aeromicrobium sp. A1-2 contains these coding sequences:
- the leuS gene encoding leucine--tRNA ligase, whose protein sequence is MNTPDTTPASYRYTSALASDIEQRWQDRWDAEGTFEAPNPVGDLAGDVAGDKYFIMDMFPYPSGAGLHVGHPLGYIATDVVGRYRRMRGDNVLHALGYDAFGLPAEIHAVQTGEHPRTNTVSNIANMRRQLRRLGLAHDPRRSFATIDPEFVRWTQWIFTQIFDSWYDEALGRARPISELVAEYESGARRAPDGATWANLEPIERKILIDSVRLAYVDESPVNWCPGLGTVLANEEVTADGRSERGNFPVFPRNLRQWKMRITAYSDRLIDDLERVDWPDSVKNMQRNWIGRSHGARVSFQIEGLATPIDVFTTRPDTLFGATYVVLAPEHALVERLTTESWPADTPRQWTNGTATPTEAVAAYRAMAAAKTDLERQENKDKTGVFTGSFAINPVNGEQVPVFIADYVLTGYGTGAIMAVPSGDQRDFEFAESYGLPIVRTVEQPEGHEGAFSGEGLAINSANGDLDLNGLGVGEAKTAMITWLQQHGAGEGTTTYRLRDWLFSRQRYWGEPFPIVYDELGQPHALPDSMLPVELPEVPDYSPKTYAPDDANSEPEPPLARVPEWVNVVLDLGDGPRPYRRETNTMPNWAGSSWYELRYADPHNSDRLVDPENESYWLGPRGAGDTGGVDLYVGGVEHAVLHLLYARFWHKVLFDLGHVSSEEPFRKLFNQGYIQAYAFKDERDVYVPADEVEERDDAFWFEGKQVSREYGKMGKSLKNVVTPDDMYDAYGADTFRVYEMSMGPLDVSRPWETRAVVGAQRFLQRVWRLLVDEDTGELLVDDAELETATLHVLNVTIEGVRGDMENMRFNTAVAKLIELTNHLTKDGVRGRAAVEPLVLMLAPLAPHLAEELWLRLGHSGSLTHEPFPVADPAHLAAASVTCVVQVLGKVRGKIEVSPEISDEDLTALALAEPNVVRSIDGREVRKIIVRAPKLVSIVV, encoded by the coding sequence GTGAACACGCCTGACACCACTCCTGCGTCCTACCGCTACACCAGCGCGCTCGCGAGCGACATCGAGCAGCGTTGGCAGGACCGATGGGACGCCGAGGGCACCTTCGAGGCGCCCAACCCGGTCGGTGACCTGGCGGGCGACGTCGCGGGCGACAAGTACTTCATCATGGACATGTTCCCGTACCCCTCCGGCGCCGGTCTGCACGTCGGCCACCCGTTGGGCTACATCGCCACCGACGTCGTCGGCCGCTACCGCCGGATGCGCGGCGACAACGTGCTGCACGCCCTGGGCTATGACGCGTTCGGTCTGCCGGCCGAGATCCACGCGGTCCAGACCGGCGAGCACCCGCGCACCAACACGGTGTCCAACATCGCGAACATGCGGCGTCAGCTGCGCCGTCTCGGCCTCGCACACGATCCACGACGCAGCTTCGCCACGATCGACCCCGAGTTCGTCCGCTGGACCCAGTGGATCTTCACCCAGATCTTCGATTCCTGGTACGACGAGGCGCTCGGCCGCGCGCGACCCATCAGCGAACTCGTCGCCGAGTACGAGTCGGGCGCCCGCCGGGCACCGGACGGGGCCACCTGGGCCAATCTCGAGCCGATCGAGCGCAAGATCCTGATCGACTCAGTCCGGCTGGCGTACGTCGACGAGTCGCCGGTCAACTGGTGTCCGGGCCTCGGCACGGTGCTGGCCAACGAGGAGGTCACCGCCGACGGACGCAGCGAGCGCGGCAACTTCCCGGTCTTCCCGCGCAACCTGCGGCAGTGGAAGATGCGCATCACGGCGTACTCCGACCGGCTGATCGACGATCTCGAGCGGGTCGACTGGCCCGACTCGGTCAAGAACATGCAGCGCAACTGGATCGGTCGTTCGCACGGTGCACGTGTCAGCTTCCAGATCGAGGGGCTAGCGACGCCGATCGACGTCTTCACGACGCGCCCCGACACACTGTTCGGCGCGACGTACGTCGTGCTGGCCCCCGAGCACGCCCTGGTCGAGCGGCTCACGACGGAGTCGTGGCCCGCTGACACCCCACGGCAGTGGACCAACGGCACGGCCACACCGACCGAGGCGGTCGCTGCCTACCGCGCCATGGCGGCGGCCAAGACCGACCTGGAGCGTCAGGAGAACAAGGACAAGACCGGCGTGTTCACGGGCTCGTTCGCGATCAACCCGGTCAACGGTGAGCAGGTACCGGTGTTCATCGCGGACTACGTCCTGACCGGCTACGGCACCGGCGCGATCATGGCAGTGCCGTCGGGCGATCAGCGCGACTTCGAGTTCGCCGAATCCTACGGTCTGCCCATCGTGCGCACCGTCGAGCAGCCCGAGGGACACGAAGGTGCGTTCAGCGGTGAGGGTCTGGCGATCAACTCGGCCAATGGTGACCTCGACCTCAACGGGCTGGGCGTCGGCGAGGCCAAGACCGCGATGATCACCTGGCTGCAGCAGCACGGCGCCGGCGAGGGCACGACGACGTACCGCCTGCGCGACTGGTTGTTCAGCCGCCAGCGCTACTGGGGCGAGCCGTTCCCGATCGTGTACGACGAGCTGGGCCAGCCGCACGCCCTGCCGGATTCGATGCTGCCGGTCGAGCTGCCCGAGGTGCCGGACTACTCGCCCAAGACGTATGCGCCCGACGATGCGAACAGCGAGCCCGAGCCGCCGTTGGCGCGGGTGCCGGAGTGGGTCAACGTCGTGCTCGACCTCGGCGACGGTCCCAGGCCATACCGTCGCGAGACCAACACGATGCCCAACTGGGCCGGATCCTCGTGGTACGAGCTGCGCTACGCCGACCCGCACAACAGCGATCGGCTGGTCGACCCCGAGAACGAGAGCTATTGGCTCGGCCCACGCGGTGCCGGCGACACAGGCGGCGTCGACCTCTACGTCGGTGGCGTCGAGCACGCCGTCCTGCACCTGCTCTACGCCCGCTTCTGGCACAAGGTCTTGTTCGACCTCGGCCACGTGTCGAGCGAGGAGCCGTTCCGCAAGCTGTTCAACCAGGGCTACATCCAGGCGTACGCGTTCAAGGACGAGCGCGACGTCTACGTCCCGGCCGACGAGGTCGAGGAGCGCGACGACGCCTTCTGGTTCGAGGGCAAGCAGGTCAGCCGCGAGTACGGGAAGATGGGCAAGAGCCTCAAGAACGTCGTGACGCCCGACGACATGTACGACGCGTACGGAGCCGACACGTTCCGCGTGTACGAGATGTCCATGGGCCCGCTGGACGTGTCTCGTCCGTGGGAGACCCGCGCGGTCGTGGGGGCCCAGCGCTTCCTGCAGCGGGTGTGGCGACTGCTGGTCGACGAGGACACCGGCGAGCTACTGGTCGATGACGCCGAGCTCGAGACCGCGACGTTGCACGTCCTGAACGTGACGATCGAGGGCGTCCGAGGCGACATGGAGAACATGCGGTTCAACACCGCCGTCGCCAAGCTCATCGAGCTGACCAACCACCTGACCAAGGACGGTGTCCGTGGGCGCGCAGCTGTCGAGCCCCTCGTGCTGATGCTGGCGCCGCTCGCTCCGCACCTCGCCGAGGAGCTCTGGTTGCGTCTGGGTCACTCGGGGTCCTTGACCCACGAGCCGTTCCCGGTGGCCGATCCGGCTCACCTTGCTGCCGCGTCGGTGACGTGTGTCGTGCAGGTGCTCGGCAAGGTGCGCGGCAAGATCGAGGTCAGTCCCGAGATCTCGGACGAGGACCTCACGGCGCTGGCCCTTGCCGAGCCCAATGTCGTCAGGTCGATCGACGGTCGCGAGGTGCGCAAGATCATCGTGCGGGCACCCAAGCTCGTCAGCATCGTCGTCTGA
- a CDS encoding DegV family protein — protein MTVAIVTDSTSSLDPQDAEREGITVVPLQVIIGADVYTEGVDVTADMIAAALAAIVPVSTSRPTPDDFLAVYERLAAEGAEAIVSVHLSSKMSGTLDSAILAAKQASVPVTCIDSGQVGVATGFAAGRAARACANGGDAAAAADAARRAGDSSTVLLYVDTLEYLKRGGRVGTAAALIGSALAVKPILTITDGLVVPLERVRTQAKALARLEALAVDRAQACAEGFDIGVQHLSSPTIAAAVAERLAMALGLESIGVDEVGASIGAHVGPGMISVTVTPHC, from the coding sequence ATGACCGTAGCCATCGTCACGGACTCGACGTCATCGCTGGATCCCCAGGATGCCGAGCGGGAGGGCATCACGGTCGTGCCGCTGCAGGTCATCATCGGTGCCGACGTCTACACCGAGGGAGTCGACGTCACGGCGGACATGATTGCCGCGGCGCTCGCGGCGATCGTCCCGGTCAGCACGTCGCGGCCGACGCCGGACGACTTCCTGGCGGTCTATGAGCGGCTGGCCGCCGAGGGCGCCGAGGCGATCGTCTCGGTGCACCTGAGCTCCAAGATGTCCGGCACCCTCGACTCGGCGATCCTGGCGGCCAAGCAGGCGTCCGTGCCGGTGACCTGCATCGACTCAGGCCAGGTTGGTGTCGCGACAGGCTTCGCGGCGGGTCGCGCCGCGCGCGCCTGTGCCAACGGCGGGGACGCCGCTGCAGCCGCCGACGCTGCTCGGCGAGCCGGCGACTCATCGACGGTGCTGCTGTACGTCGACACCCTGGAGTACCTCAAGCGGGGCGGCCGGGTCGGCACCGCTGCGGCCCTGATCGGTTCGGCGCTGGCGGTCAAGCCGATCCTCACGATCACCGATGGGCTGGTCGTGCCACTGGAGCGCGTCCGCACGCAGGCCAAGGCGTTGGCGCGTCTCGAGGCCCTCGCGGTGGACCGGGCGCAGGCCTGCGCGGAGGGGTTCGACATCGGCGTGCAGCACCTGTCCAGCCCCACGATCGCTGCCGCGGTCGCCGAGCGTCTTGCCATGGCCCTGGGCCTGGAGTCGATCGGCGTCGACGAGGTCGGCGCGTCGATCGGCGCTCACGTCGGGCCGGGCATGATCTCGGTGACTGTCACCCCGCACTGCTGA
- a CDS encoding helix-hairpin-helix domain-containing protein, with the protein MRSRRPDQPDETRAEIARRRLAQLAASFDAELPPVEEPEPTQTRRAVELPHVRVLATIAVAASVLLVWWLLSARPETSDPVAPLVFGESTAPTGGATTGPAAGDLIIDVVGKVRKPGIVKVPSGSRVYQAIEAAGGLKGRVNTTSLNLARVLGDGEQVLVGIEPVVVPGAGGGVASATVNLNTATAEQLETLPGIGPVTAQAILDWRQKNGRFGSVEDLLDVRGIGDATLAELRDHVTV; encoded by the coding sequence GTGAGATCCAGGCGCCCGGACCAGCCCGACGAGACCCGGGCGGAGATAGCTCGACGTCGGCTCGCGCAGCTCGCTGCCTCGTTCGACGCCGAGCTGCCTCCGGTCGAGGAGCCGGAGCCTACGCAGACCCGGCGGGCCGTCGAGCTGCCGCACGTCCGGGTCCTCGCCACGATTGCGGTGGCCGCATCGGTGCTGCTGGTGTGGTGGTTGCTGTCCGCTCGGCCCGAGACCAGTGACCCGGTGGCTCCGCTGGTGTTCGGTGAGTCGACCGCACCGACCGGCGGCGCGACGACCGGACCGGCCGCTGGCGATCTGATCATCGACGTCGTCGGCAAGGTCCGCAAGCCGGGCATCGTGAAGGTGCCGAGTGGATCACGGGTCTATCAGGCGATCGAGGCGGCTGGTGGACTCAAGGGGCGCGTCAACACGACGTCGCTCAACCTGGCCCGGGTGCTGGGCGACGGTGAGCAGGTCCTGGTCGGCATCGAGCCGGTCGTGGTCCCCGGAGCAGGCGGCGGGGTGGCCAGCGCCACGGTCAATCTCAACACCGCGACCGCCGAGCAGCTCGAGACCCTGCCGGGGATCGGTCCGGTCACCGCCCAGGCGATCCTCGACTGGCGGCAGAAGAACGGCCGCTTCGGCTCGGTCGAGGACCTGCTCGACGTGCGGGGCATTGGCGACGCGACGCTGGCCGAGCTGCGCGACCACGTCACGGTGTGA
- a CDS encoding ComEC/Rec2 family competence protein, translating to MVLPAAVAWGSAAWLVTAGSSVSLGVALCALGAIGGLFRWAPGSALPLTLTAVCLAAIAASCAWRLTMVEHSPLTRLAHERRLATLDLEIRRDARAFTQHGEAAVVVEVLVRRVVSRDVDVRIRDRATAFLDGPERALVVGRRLVVTGRLAPADSSDEAAEIDVVHRGSTDRAAWWWEASERVRDGVRQSVSGVGAEPRALVPALVDGDVGRVNDDVEEDFRRSGLTHLMAVSGTNLTIVLAVVMLLGRSAGLRRRGLWALGALSIVAFVLLARPDPSVVRAAAMGAVGIAALGCGARGGVRALAWAIIGLVFVDPWLARSVGFILSVTATGGILVLAPVLARRLTRWMPRWCALAIAVPVAAQLVCTPVIAAISGQISLVAVLANLLAAPAVAPATIAGLLGGCVALVSVPVSQAPGLVAGACASWILTVGHRAAGVEAATVPWHAPWPWLLAVVPAVAVATIVVASRPVWFVGLSLGLLVAVWRPPSVGWPPPGWIMVACDVGQGDAAVLAAGDGTAIVIDAGPDPAAVDRCLDRLHIRRVRLMVFTHAHADHVDGWSGVKDGRRVDQIAVGTTGGPGDDGIPRHVVAPGDSFTIGEVAAQVIWPERTPGAEQTVRTRARDGSIVNDASVVLAVRVRGVRLLLTGDIEPDAQAAILRRHADLAADVIKMPHHGSARQSRAFFDAVGARIGTISAGKDNDYGHPAAAALTLLREEGIQWWRTDTDGDIAIVERDGRTHVVSRH from the coding sequence ATGGTCCTGCCCGCGGCCGTCGCGTGGGGCTCTGCGGCATGGCTCGTCACGGCCGGGTCAAGTGTGTCGCTCGGTGTCGCACTCTGCGCTTTGGGTGCCATCGGGGGGCTGTTCCGGTGGGCCCCGGGCTCGGCGCTCCCGTTGACCCTCACGGCGGTGTGCCTGGCGGCGATCGCGGCGTCCTGTGCGTGGCGGCTCACGATGGTCGAGCACTCTCCGCTGACCCGGCTGGCCCACGAACGCCGGCTCGCGACCCTGGACCTGGAGATCCGCAGGGACGCGCGGGCCTTCACACAGCACGGCGAGGCGGCCGTCGTGGTCGAGGTTCTGGTTCGCCGGGTGGTCAGCCGGGACGTGGACGTCCGCATCCGGGATCGCGCAACGGCATTCCTCGACGGACCTGAGCGGGCGCTTGTCGTCGGGCGACGACTCGTCGTCACAGGCCGGCTGGCCCCGGCGGACTCGTCGGACGAGGCCGCCGAGATCGATGTCGTCCACCGGGGGTCGACCGACCGGGCGGCGTGGTGGTGGGAGGCGTCCGAACGGGTCCGCGACGGGGTGCGACAGTCAGTGTCGGGGGTCGGTGCTGAGCCGCGTGCGCTCGTCCCGGCCCTCGTCGACGGGGACGTCGGCCGAGTCAATGACGACGTCGAGGAGGACTTCCGACGCAGCGGGCTGACCCACCTGATGGCCGTCTCGGGCACCAACCTGACGATAGTGCTGGCGGTGGTCATGCTGCTCGGACGCTCGGCCGGGCTGCGTCGACGTGGTCTGTGGGCGCTCGGCGCGTTGTCGATCGTGGCGTTCGTGCTGCTGGCCCGGCCAGATCCCAGTGTCGTGCGGGCGGCCGCGATGGGAGCAGTAGGCATCGCGGCGTTGGGATGTGGCGCTCGTGGCGGTGTCCGTGCCCTGGCCTGGGCAATCATCGGTCTGGTCTTCGTGGACCCGTGGCTCGCCCGATCGGTCGGATTCATCCTGTCGGTGACCGCGACCGGCGGCATCCTCGTGCTGGCGCCGGTGCTGGCCCGACGCCTCACCCGGTGGATGCCGCGGTGGTGCGCGCTGGCGATCGCCGTCCCGGTGGCGGCCCAGCTGGTGTGCACGCCGGTCATCGCCGCAATCTCCGGCCAGATATCGCTCGTGGCTGTCCTGGCGAACCTGCTCGCCGCTCCGGCTGTCGCGCCGGCCACGATCGCCGGGCTGCTGGGTGGCTGCGTCGCGCTGGTGTCGGTCCCTGTGAGCCAGGCGCCCGGTCTGGTTGCGGGGGCCTGCGCAAGCTGGATCCTCACGGTCGGCCATCGCGCCGCGGGGGTGGAGGCCGCGACCGTCCCGTGGCACGCCCCCTGGCCATGGCTGCTGGCGGTGGTGCCGGCTGTCGCGGTTGCGACGATCGTGGTCGCGTCGCGACCGGTCTGGTTCGTCGGGCTCTCGCTCGGCCTGCTCGTCGCAGTCTGGCGTCCGCCGTCGGTCGGCTGGCCGCCCCCGGGCTGGATCATGGTCGCCTGCGACGTCGGGCAAGGCGACGCCGCGGTGCTGGCCGCCGGTGACGGCACGGCGATCGTGATCGACGCCGGGCCCGACCCGGCCGCAGTCGACCGCTGCCTGGACCGCCTTCACATTCGACGGGTGCGGCTGATGGTCTTCACGCATGCCCACGCCGACCACGTCGACGGGTGGTCCGGAGTCAAGGACGGCAGACGGGTCGACCAGATCGCGGTCGGGACGACCGGCGGCCCCGGCGACGACGGCATTCCTCGGCACGTCGTGGCCCCGGGGGACTCGTTCACGATCGGGGAGGTCGCTGCGCAGGTCATCTGGCCCGAACGCACGCCCGGCGCTGAGCAGACCGTCCGGACCCGCGCGCGCGACGGCTCGATCGTCAACGATGCGAGCGTTGTCCTGGCCGTCCGGGTCCGCGGCGTGCGTCTGCTGCTGACCGGCGACATTGAGCCCGACGCCCAGGCCGCGATCCTGCGCCGCCATGCCGATCTCGCGGCCGACGTCATCAAGATGCCGCACCACGGCAGTGCGCGGCAGTCGAGGGCCTTCTTCGACGCGGTCGGTGCCCGGATCGGCACGATCAGCGCGGGGAAGGACAACGACTACGGCCACCCGGCGGCCGCGGCGCTCACGCTCCTGCGGGAGGAGGGCATCCAGTGGTGGCGCACCGACACGGACGGGGACATCGCGATCGTCGAGCGCGACGGGCGAACGCATGTCGTCAGCCGCCACTAG
- the holA gene encoding DNA polymerase III subunit delta yields the protein MATAFGKILLITGNAEFLADRTRRRALKAVTGEHPECQVAESSASGLQPGELAGLTSPSLFSDVSALVLTDLQDLPDAAQGELLAYAAAPSDDIAVVLVHGGGNKGKGLLDKLRKIGCVSEVKVEQPKYERDHARWVYTEVRDLGARIDEEAATLLVASVGQDLRALAGAADQLVANLDKGAEISASLVRQYFGGRADVRGYEIADAAIDGRINVALEQARWAETAKVAPVLITAAFASGLRSLAKLSGAPQGLRDNELAAHIGAPPFKIRSMRQQLRSWEQDGLAHAIEAVAQADLDVKGGAADPAFAIERMVLQVAAARRRH from the coding sequence GTGGCCACGGCATTCGGCAAGATCCTGCTCATCACCGGCAATGCCGAGTTCCTCGCCGACCGCACGAGGCGACGCGCCCTCAAGGCCGTCACAGGGGAGCACCCCGAGTGCCAGGTTGCCGAGTCCAGCGCCTCGGGCCTGCAGCCCGGAGAGCTGGCCGGGCTCACGAGCCCGTCTCTGTTCAGTGACGTGAGTGCGCTGGTGCTGACCGATCTGCAGGACTTGCCCGACGCGGCGCAGGGCGAGCTGCTGGCCTACGCCGCAGCGCCTTCGGACGACATCGCGGTCGTGCTGGTGCACGGCGGCGGCAACAAGGGCAAGGGGCTGCTCGACAAGCTCCGCAAGATCGGTTGTGTCAGCGAGGTCAAGGTCGAGCAGCCGAAGTACGAGCGCGACCACGCCCGCTGGGTCTACACCGAGGTCCGCGACCTCGGCGCCCGCATCGACGAGGAGGCTGCGACGCTCCTGGTGGCTTCGGTCGGGCAGGACCTTCGGGCACTGGCCGGTGCCGCCGACCAGCTCGTCGCCAATCTGGACAAGGGTGCCGAGATCTCTGCGTCTCTGGTCCGCCAATACTTCGGCGGCCGGGCCGACGTCCGCGGCTACGAGATCGCCGACGCGGCGATCGACGGCCGGATCAACGTGGCGCTCGAGCAGGCCCGGTGGGCCGAGACCGCCAAGGTCGCCCCGGTGCTGATCACGGCCGCCTTCGCCAGCGGGCTGCGATCTCTGGCCAAGCTGTCCGGCGCACCGCAGGGCCTTCGTGACAACGAGCTCGCAGCCCACATCGGCGCGCCGCCGTTCAAGATCCGGTCGATGCGCCAGCAGCTGCGCTCGTGGGAGCAGGACGGTCTCGCCCACGCGATCGAGGCCGTCGCGCAGGCCGACCTCGACGTCAAGGGCGGAGCCGCCGACCCAGCGTTCGCGATCGAGCGCATGGTCCTCCAGGTCGCGGCGGCGCGCCGCCGCCACTGA
- a CDS encoding DUF418 domain-containing protein, translating into MNAGRVDSVDLARGVALIGMVLIHVGPHWVDPDPPIGIIIASGRAAPLFAMLAGVALMIVHQRDPYGAGSTRATWIRAALLIVLGLSLGALEDMPVLIILAFYGVLVVLALPFRRLRARTLLALAVAWAVVAPVVVIGAESLHDPVLAGQAELSDLRHPIDLAMELVVWGAYPAGVWFAYVLVGLALGRLDLRSVEIARRLVVVGAGLVLLTLTAGWILIRTGMVDDPDDLGWRLLVAGISGRPAGARWNDLLLVGSHTSTPLNLLSSGASAVLVIGLCALVVQGRWARQLLTPIRAAGAMMLTVYTVHVLWAWRLRVNHLEEFPGQRSDGAHQDWLLQVVVLCAIAALWWRFVGKGPLEWLMRQVSIRPRCVRT; encoded by the coding sequence GTGAACGCGGGCCGTGTCGATTCCGTCGACCTGGCACGAGGCGTTGCGCTGATCGGGATGGTGCTGATCCATGTCGGCCCGCACTGGGTCGATCCCGATCCGCCGATCGGCATCATCATCGCCTCAGGTCGAGCTGCGCCCCTGTTCGCGATGCTCGCTGGCGTCGCGCTCATGATCGTGCACCAGCGCGATCCATATGGTGCCGGATCGACGCGGGCGACCTGGATCCGTGCCGCGCTGCTGATCGTTCTGGGGCTCTCGCTCGGTGCGCTCGAGGACATGCCGGTCCTGATCATCCTGGCGTTCTACGGCGTGCTGGTCGTGCTCGCACTGCCCTTCCGGCGTCTTCGAGCCCGGACACTGCTCGCGCTGGCCGTGGCTTGGGCCGTCGTGGCGCCTGTTGTCGTGATCGGTGCCGAGTCGCTTCACGATCCAGTCCTGGCCGGGCAGGCCGAGCTGTCCGATCTGCGGCACCCGATCGACCTGGCGATGGAGCTCGTGGTCTGGGGCGCCTACCCAGCCGGCGTGTGGTTCGCATACGTCCTGGTGGGTCTGGCGCTCGGTCGCCTCGACCTGCGAAGCGTCGAGATTGCGAGGCGGCTCGTCGTGGTGGGTGCGGGGCTGGTCCTGCTGACGCTGACCGCGGGATGGATTCTGATCCGGACCGGCATGGTCGATGACCCCGACGACCTGGGCTGGCGGCTGCTGGTGGCCGGCATCTCAGGGCGGCCCGCCGGGGCGCGCTGGAACGACCTGTTGCTGGTCGGTTCACACACCTCGACACCCTTGAACCTGCTCAGCTCGGGGGCATCCGCGGTCCTGGTGATCGGGCTGTGTGCGCTGGTTGTGCAAGGGCGATGGGCTCGCCAGCTGCTCACGCCGATCCGCGCTGCCGGTGCCATGATGCTGACGGTCTACACAGTGCACGTGCTGTGGGCCTGGCGCCTGCGCGTCAACCACCTGGAGGAGTTCCCGGGCCAACGGTCCGACGGCGCCCACCAGGACTGGCTGCTCCAGGTCGTGGTGCTCTGCGCGATCGCGGCGTTGTGGTGGCGATTCGTCGGCAAGGGTCCACTGGAGTGGCTCATGCGACAGGTGTCTATCCGGCCGCGATGCGTCAGGACATGA
- the rpsT gene encoding 30S ribosomal protein S20 — protein MANIKSQIKRNRQNELARERNKSVRSALKTAVRRFTEAADSGDAAEAKKLAAEATKRLDKAASRKVIHKNQAANRKSAIAKKAASL, from the coding sequence GTGGCGAATATCAAGTCGCAGATCAAGCGTAACCGGCAGAACGAGCTGGCTCGCGAGCGTAACAAGTCCGTACGTTCGGCCCTCAAGACCGCCGTCCGCCGCTTCACCGAGGCTGCTGACTCCGGCGACGCCGCCGAGGCCAAGAAGCTCGCCGCCGAGGCGACCAAGAGGCTCGACAAGGCCGCGTCGCGCAAGGTCATCCACAAGAACCAGGCGGCCAACCGCAAGTCGGCCATCGCCAAGAAGGCCGCGTCTCTCTGA
- the lepA gene encoding translation elongation factor 4 has translation MSSSPVPQPGATDPKILRNFCIIAHIDHGKSTLADRMLQHTGVVDGRDMRAQYLDRMDIERERGITIKSQAVRMPFTKSNGDDAGTTYILNMIDTPGHVDFTYEVSRSLEACEGAVLLVDAAQGIEAQTLANLYLAIDADLDIIPVLNKIDLPGAQPEKYAAEIAGIIGGDPDDVLRVSAKTGQGVEELLNLIVDEIPPPQGDPDAPPRALIFDSVYDTYRGVVTYVRVFDGKLSHRDKIKMMSTGAVHEMLEVGVISPDPVKARDLGVGEVGYLITGVKEVRQSRVGDTVTSNIRGATEPLGGYKNPVPMVFAGLYPMDGDDYPTLRDALEKLQLNDAALVYEPESSGALGFGFRIGFLGLLHLEIVRERLEREFNLELISTAPNVVYRIEMEDGAERIVTNPSEYPTGEKISAVYEPVVRATVLSPTDYIGVIMELCQSRRGQLIGMDYLSEDRVEIKYTLPMGEIMFDFFDALKSRTKGYASLDYEPTSEQASDLVKVDVLLQGEVVDAFSAIVHRDNAYAYGVSLASKLKELIPRQQFEVPIQAAIGARIIARENIRAIRKDVLAKCYGGDISRKRKLLEKQKEGKKRMKMVGRVEVPQEAFIAALSTGDVDK, from the coding sequence ATGAGCAGCAGCCCCGTACCCCAGCCAGGGGCCACAGACCCGAAGATCCTGCGCAACTTCTGCATCATCGCGCACATTGATCACGGCAAGTCGACGTTGGCCGACCGCATGCTTCAGCACACCGGTGTCGTTGACGGACGCGACATGCGTGCGCAGTACCTCGACCGGATGGACATCGAGCGCGAGCGTGGCATCACGATCAAGAGCCAGGCCGTGCGGATGCCGTTCACCAAGTCCAACGGCGACGACGCGGGCACGACGTACATCCTCAACATGATCGACACCCCCGGTCACGTCGACTTCACCTATGAGGTGAGTCGCAGCCTTGAGGCGTGCGAAGGCGCGGTTCTGCTCGTCGACGCGGCACAGGGCATCGAGGCTCAGACACTCGCGAACCTCTACCTCGCGATCGACGCGGACCTCGACATCATCCCGGTGCTCAACAAGATCGACCTGCCCGGCGCGCAGCCGGAGAAGTACGCAGCAGAGATCGCCGGCATCATCGGCGGCGATCCCGATGACGTCCTGCGGGTCTCGGCCAAGACCGGCCAGGGCGTCGAGGAGCTCCTCAACCTGATCGTCGACGAGATCCCGCCGCCGCAGGGCGATCCCGATGCTCCGCCGCGCGCGCTGATCTTCGACTCGGTCTACGACACCTACCGCGGCGTCGTGACGTACGTCCGCGTCTTCGACGGCAAGCTCTCGCACCGCGACAAGATCAAGATGATGTCGACGGGTGCGGTGCACGAGATGCTCGAGGTCGGCGTGATCTCGCCCGACCCGGTCAAGGCCAGGGATCTGGGTGTCGGTGAGGTCGGTTACCTCATCACCGGCGTCAAGGAGGTCCGCCAGTCCCGTGTCGGCGACACCGTAACCTCCAACATCCGCGGTGCGACGGAGCCGCTGGGTGGCTACAAGAACCCCGTGCCGATGGTCTTCGCGGGTCTCTACCCGATGGACGGCGACGACTACCCGACGCTGCGCGACGCGCTGGAGAAGCTGCAGCTCAACGATGCAGCCCTGGTCTACGAGCCGGAGTCCTCCGGCGCGCTGGGATTCGGGTTCCGTATTGGCTTCCTCGGTCTGCTCCACCTGGAGATCGTGCGCGAACGGCTCGAGCGCGAGTTCAATCTCGAGCTCATCTCGACGGCACCCAACGTCGTCTACCGCATCGAGATGGAAGACGGCGCAGAACGCATCGTCACCAATCCCAGTGAGTACCCGACCGGCGAGAAGATTAGTGCGGTCTACGAGCCGGTCGTCCGCGCCACGGTGCTGAGCCCGACCGACTACATCGGCGTGATCATGGAGCTGTGCCAGTCCCGCCGCGGCCAGCTCATCGGCATGGACTACCTCTCCGAGGACCGGGTCGAGATCAAGTACACGCTGCCGATGGGCGAGATCATGTTCGACTTCTTCGATGCGCTCAAGAGCCGAACCAAGGGCTACGCCTCGCTGGACTACGAGCCCACGAGCGAGCAGGCGTCCGACCTGGTCAAGGTCGACGTGCTGCTGCAGGGCGAGGTCGTCGACGCGTTCAGCGCGATCGTGCACCGTGACAACGCCTACGCGTACGGTGTCTCGCTCGCCTCCAAGCTCAAGGAGCTCATCCCGCGTCAGCAGTTCGAGGTGCCGATCCAGGCCGCGATCGGCGCCCGAATCATCGCCCGGGAGAACATCCGCGCGATCCGCAAGGACGTGCTCGCCAAGTGCTACGGCGGCGACATCTCCCGCAAGCGCAAGCTGCTGGAGAAGCAGAAGGAGGGCAAGAAGCGGATGAAGATGGTCGGACGCGTCGAGGTCCCGCAGGAAGCCTTCATCGCTGCCCTCTCCACGGGCGACGTCGACAAGTAG